A single genomic interval of Nostoc commune NIES-4072 harbors:
- the psb27 gene encoding photosystem II protein Psb27, producing the protein MHMKRYWSRLLALVLVVSIGLMGCSGSPDSLTGDYRQDTLAVVNIMRQALDLSQDSSDKAAVQAEARQKINDFSARYQRVNSVSGLGSFTTMRTALNSLAGHYSSYPNRPVPEKLKNRLEKELQQVEAALKRGG; encoded by the coding sequence ATGCATATGAAGCGCTATTGGTCGCGTTTGCTTGCGCTGGTTTTGGTTGTATCTATCGGCTTAATGGGCTGTTCTGGCAGTCCAGATAGCTTAACTGGGGATTATCGCCAAGACACCTTAGCTGTGGTCAATATTATGAGACAAGCTCTGGATCTATCACAAGATTCATCAGACAAAGCAGCAGTTCAAGCAGAAGCGCGTCAAAAAATTAATGACTTTTCGGCTCGCTATCAGCGAGTTAACTCTGTTTCTGGTCTTGGCTCTTTTACAACCATGCGAACAGCCCTCAACTCCCTGGCTGGACACTACAGTTCTTACCCAAATCGTCCTGTACCCGAAAAACTCAAAAATCGTTTAGAGAAGGAGTTACAGCAGGTAGAAGCAGCGCTAAAGCGTGGCGGTTAA
- a CDS encoding phosphatase PAP2 family protein, protein MLRQISNFWLHHIHPRLAPLIATIGIVGLASCLLILFVLAKLAEEVLERESFVFDTNFLLWLHQFANPNLDNLMLFVTNIGNPNTVVIVAGITVLLLWWRRYQEEAKVFVIACLGGLILNTGLKLFFSKPRPELWHQLISEKSFSFPSGHALGSMVLYGFIAYELATHYPHFAKVIYSLTVILIAAIGISRLYLGVHWPTDIIAGYGVGFLWLMICITMLKLQRLRRKKVVD, encoded by the coding sequence ATGCTCAGACAAATTTCTAATTTCTGGTTACATCATATACATCCTCGCTTGGCTCCCTTAATTGCCACAATTGGTATTGTTGGACTTGCTAGTTGTCTGCTAATCCTTTTTGTTTTAGCAAAACTGGCAGAAGAGGTTTTGGAGCGAGAAAGTTTTGTATTTGATACTAATTTTTTGTTATGGCTACATCAGTTTGCCAATCCAAATTTAGACAATTTAATGCTATTTGTTACAAATATTGGTAATCCCAACACAGTAGTTATAGTTGCAGGTATTACTGTTTTATTACTTTGGTGGCGACGTTACCAAGAAGAAGCAAAAGTTTTTGTAATTGCTTGCTTAGGAGGGTTAATTTTAAATACAGGGCTAAAGTTGTTTTTTTCTAAACCTCGCCCAGAACTGTGGCATCAATTGATTTCTGAAAAATCTTTTAGTTTCCCTAGTGGTCATGCACTAGGCTCTATGGTACTTTATGGTTTCATTGCTTACGAATTGGCAACTCACTATCCTCATTTTGCTAAAGTTATTTATAGTTTGACAGTTATTTTAATTGCTGCTATTGGGATCAGCCGCTTATATTTAGGAGTCCATTGGCCTACAGACATAATTGCAGGTTATGGAGTCGGTTTTTTGTGGCTAATGATATGTATTACGATGCTTAAATTGCAAAGATTGAGGCGAAAGAAGGTAGTTGATTAA
- a CDS encoding COG4705 family protein: protein MSKLPHITAFFWIMKICATTLGETAGDLLSMTLNVGYAISSLILIGVFLATLITQLISKSYNPLLYWTVILSTSTAGTTMSDFMDRTLGLGYATGTTILVTILLTILAFWRFCVGSLSVNNIKTPKVELLYWTTILFSNTLGTAMGDFLADSSGLGFAGGALLISSLLALVLAAHYYTQISQVMLFWIAFVLTRPFGATLGDILTKPHIKGGLDFGTIGSSIVLVSILGVCILFTTLKHKKLVVARHSNDK, encoded by the coding sequence ATGAGCAAACTTCCACACATTACCGCCTTCTTTTGGATCATGAAGATATGTGCAACTACTCTGGGAGAAACCGCAGGAGACCTTTTATCGATGACCCTAAATGTAGGCTATGCGATTAGTTCTCTTATATTGATTGGAGTGTTTTTAGCAACTCTTATAACTCAATTAATCTCGAAAAGCTATAACCCATTGCTTTATTGGACGGTCATCCTTTCAACTAGCACGGCTGGCACAACAATGTCAGATTTCATGGATCGCACGTTAGGGCTGGGCTACGCTACAGGGACTACGATTTTAGTCACCATTCTCTTAACTATTTTGGCTTTCTGGCGATTCTGTGTTGGGTCTCTATCTGTTAATAATATTAAAACCCCTAAAGTTGAGCTGCTTTATTGGACTACAATTCTCTTTTCAAATACTTTAGGTACTGCTATGGGTGATTTTCTAGCCGATAGTTCTGGACTTGGATTTGCAGGAGGAGCGCTCCTAATTTCTAGTTTGCTTGCCCTGGTACTGGCGGCGCATTATTATACCCAAATTTCCCAAGTCATGTTGTTTTGGATTGCGTTTGTCTTAACCCGACCATTTGGTGCAACACTGGGGGATATTCTGACAAAACCACACATCAAAGGTGGCCTAGATTTTGGTACTATCGGTTCATCTATAGTGCTTGTATCAATACTTGGGGTTTGTATATTGTTCACAACGCTAAAGCATAAAAAACTAGTAGTAGCTAGACATTCTAATGATAAATAA
- a CDS encoding COG4705 family protein, with the protein MNKILNRVPEITIYFWIIKVLATTVGETAADFLSATLHLGLGITSYIMSGVLLMALLNQFKLKRYVPASFWFVVVLISIVGTLITDRLVDELGVSLVTTTVIFSVSLLVVFALWYSNEKTLAMHSINTAKRELFYWVAVLFTFALGTATGDLLAESLGLGYAQSALIFGASIAIITIGYYYLWMNAVLAFWLAYILTRPLGASIGDLLSQSTTNGGFGFGTVGTSMLFLSIIVSLVIYLSLKQNKSALLPIDRQD; encoded by the coding sequence ATGAATAAGATATTAAATAGGGTTCCAGAGATTACAATTTACTTCTGGATTATTAAGGTTTTGGCAACCACGGTAGGTGAAACCGCAGCAGATTTTCTATCAGCAACCCTACATCTTGGTTTAGGCATTACATCTTACATTATGAGCGGCGTGTTATTGATGGCGCTGTTGAATCAGTTTAAGCTTAAACGTTATGTTCCCGCCAGTTTTTGGTTTGTGGTCGTTTTAATAAGTATCGTTGGCACACTGATCACTGATAGATTAGTAGACGAGCTTGGAGTTAGTTTGGTGACAACTACTGTAATTTTTAGTGTTTCCTTGTTGGTAGTGTTTGCGCTCTGGTATTCAAACGAAAAGACATTAGCCATGCACTCCATCAATACAGCTAAAAGAGAGCTTTTTTATTGGGTAGCTGTTTTGTTTACGTTTGCCTTGGGTACTGCAACAGGAGACCTTTTAGCAGAGTCTTTGGGACTAGGTTATGCACAATCAGCACTGATATTTGGTGCTTCAATTGCAATCATAACAATCGGTTATTATTACTTGTGGATGAATGCAGTTTTGGCATTCTGGTTAGCTTACATCTTAACTCGTCCGCTTGGAGCATCTATAGGTGATTTACTATCCCAATCTACCACAAATGGTGGCTTTGGTTTTGGTACTGTCGGAACCAGTATGCTTTTTCTTTCTATAATCGTGAGTCTGGTTATTTACTTAAGTCTTAAGCAGAATAAATCAGCCTTACTGCCGATTGACCGACAAGACTAA
- a CDS encoding PepSY domain-containing protein, which translates to MKILSKIILVAAFIGTLGLAELSKAVSAKQPQSFVAIARQHHSVTKVAEASDGDGETNDDSQEAAKLQPLAKITAQQAQQAVEASVGGKAKSVKLENEDGNLIYAVEIGQQEVTVDAGNGKVLYVENANQQDEKNEATRPKSSIQVKETTDGDRETNDDGK; encoded by the coding sequence ATGAAGATTTTAAGCAAAATTATTTTGGTAGCAGCTTTTATTGGTACTTTAGGACTTGCTGAATTGTCGAAAGCTGTTTCTGCAAAACAACCACAATCTTTTGTAGCAATTGCACGTCAACATCATAGTGTTACCAAAGTTGCTGAAGCCAGTGATGGAGACGGTGAAACCAACGATGATTCACAAGAAGCGGCGAAACTGCAACCGCTAGCTAAAATTACAGCACAACAAGCACAGCAAGCAGTTGAAGCATCTGTGGGAGGTAAGGCAAAAAGTGTCAAACTCGAAAATGAAGATGGCAACTTAATTTATGCTGTAGAAATTGGTCAGCAAGAAGTTACAGTAGATGCTGGTAACGGCAAAGTTCTTTATGTTGAAAATGCTAATCAACAAGATGAGAAGAATGAAGCTACTCGTCCCAAGAGTAGTATTCAAGTTAAAGAAACTACTGATGGCGATCGCGAAACCAATGATGATGGTAAGTAA
- a CDS encoding HAMP domain-containing sensor histidine kinase has protein sequence MFQRIRYRLLLSYLVVFASLLGIFAIAVRFAFTRSLSEQITDKLTAIGKGAAANVESEKGRLTVESDFRPQDLIASHQGLEWFDTQGNLINQQGKTVLNLPFLPNKMVQTQTGKVPIRVVTVPIFASDNGELVGYVRVSQSLEEFDETLQKLDLVLSSGIIITLVFSGIGGILLTRQAMQPIEQSFQKLKQFTADASHELRSPLMAIKINAELPLQYPEEIGPKDAEKFQAIASATNQMTRLTEDLLLLARTDKVPTQNRDTLNLTSILENLIQLYKPQAEAKQINFKFKLITNLQLVGDSVQLTRLFTNLIENALYYTPSGGIVEIRTSRVGSQLYVNVQDTGVGIAPEHIDKVFERFWRADQSRSYWSGGSGLGLAIAQAIAQNHGGLISVTSQLGVGSCFTVHLPTS, from the coding sequence GTGTTTCAAAGAATCAGATATCGTTTATTATTGTCTTACTTAGTTGTGTTTGCATCGCTGCTGGGAATATTTGCGATCGCAGTCCGATTTGCTTTCACTCGCAGTCTGAGTGAACAAATAACAGATAAACTCACAGCCATAGGCAAAGGTGCAGCTGCAAATGTAGAGTCTGAAAAAGGTCGCTTAACAGTTGAAAGTGACTTTCGTCCCCAAGACTTAATTGCTTCTCATCAAGGATTAGAGTGGTTTGATACTCAGGGAAATTTAATTAACCAACAAGGAAAAACTGTTTTGAATTTACCTTTTTTACCAAACAAAATGGTACAAACTCAGACAGGTAAAGTTCCTATCCGAGTAGTGACTGTTCCAATTTTTGCTAGTGATAATGGTGAGCTTGTTGGGTATGTAAGAGTGAGCCAATCTTTAGAAGAATTTGATGAAACCCTGCAAAAACTGGACTTGGTGTTAAGCAGTGGAATTATTATAACTTTGGTTTTTAGTGGTATTGGCGGAATTTTACTAACTCGTCAAGCAATGCAACCCATTGAACAGAGCTTTCAAAAACTCAAACAGTTTACTGCTGATGCTTCCCATGAACTACGCAGTCCGTTAATGGCTATCAAAATTAATGCTGAGTTACCGCTACAATATCCAGAAGAAATCGGGCCAAAAGATGCAGAAAAGTTTCAAGCGATCGCCAGTGCTACTAACCAGATGACTCGCCTCACAGAAGACTTATTATTGTTAGCACGCACCGATAAAGTCCCGACTCAGAATAGAGATACTCTCAATTTAACCTCAATATTAGAGAACCTAATACAACTGTATAAACCTCAAGCTGAAGCTAAACAAATTAACTTTAAATTTAAATTAATTACTAATCTTCAGCTAGTAGGTGATTCAGTTCAATTAACGCGACTGTTTACTAATTTAATTGAAAACGCACTCTACTATACACCATCAGGAGGTATAGTTGAAATCAGAACTAGTCGCGTCGGTTCCCAGCTTTATGTCAACGTGCAAGATACAGGCGTGGGAATTGCACCAGAGCATATTGACAAGGTTTTTGAGCGTTTTTGGCGAGCCGATCAGTCTCGGTCTTATTGGTCAGGTGGTTCTGGTTTAGGGTTGGCGATCGCTCAAGCTATTGCCCAAAATCACGGTGGATTAATTAGTGTTACGAGTCAATTAGGAGTTGGTAGTTGTTTTACTGTGCATTTACCAACTTCTTAA
- a CDS encoding response regulator transcription factor, whose product MRILIVEDDDRIAKPLAEFLRRQHHIVDITTDGFAAWEWSQSGLYELILLDLMLPKLDGITLCKRLRATSSNVLILMLTARDTTDDKIIGLDAGADDYLIKPFDLKELAARIRALARRTPEIRPQILIHGDLQLDPATQQVTYAGNIISLTPKEYMILEYFLRNPNQVVTRTAILDKLWDFDKSSGEGSIKTHITNLRNKLKASGISEDLIENIYGIGYRLGHN is encoded by the coding sequence ATGAGAATTTTGATAGTTGAAGATGACGATCGCATTGCTAAACCATTAGCCGAGTTTTTAAGACGACAACACCATATTGTAGATATAACAACCGATGGTTTTGCAGCCTGGGAATGGTCACAGTCAGGATTATATGAGCTAATTTTATTAGATTTAATGCTTCCTAAATTAGATGGCATTACTTTATGTAAGCGTTTACGCGCTACTTCATCTAATGTTTTGATTTTAATGCTGACAGCACGAGATACAACAGACGATAAAATTATCGGACTTGATGCTGGTGCTGATGATTACTTGATTAAACCATTTGACTTAAAAGAATTAGCAGCACGCATCAGGGCTTTAGCTCGAAGAACTCCAGAGATTCGTCCCCAGATTTTAATCCACGGTGATTTGCAACTAGACCCAGCAACTCAACAGGTTACTTATGCAGGAAATATCATATCATTAACTCCTAAAGAATATATGATATTAGAATATTTTTTGAGAAACCCAAATCAAGTTGTCACTCGTACCGCAATTCTTGACAAACTGTGGGACTTTGATAAATCTTCGGGAGAAGGAAGTATTAAAACTCATATTACAAATTTGCGGAATAAACTTAAAGCATCTGGAATTTCAGAGGACTTGATTGAAAATATTTATGGCATTGGTTATCGTTTAGGACACAATTAA
- the cofH gene encoding 7,8-didemethyl-8-hydroxy-5-deazariboflavin synthase subunit CofH, with protein sequence MLTKITVEKILDRALMGYDLSLEEGVVLLQQTDEEAIAAIRHTSDTLRHTQAGDTVTYIINRNINFTNICEQHCSFCAFRRDDGDAGAYWLDSAQILEKATDAVQRGATEICMQGGLNPQAQINGKSLPYYLKVVETIKQEFPHIHLHAFSPQEVEFIARLDGLGYADVIAALRDAGVGSMPGTAAEVLDDEVRRILCPEKINTATWLEIVSTAHKLGLHTTSTMLSGHIETHEQQIGHLEKLRSLQQTAINQGYPANITEFILLPFVGQEAPKPLRRRVGRDQPVLSDALLLGAVARIYLGNWIPNHQQSWVKLGLAGATEALLWGCNDIGGTLMEEHITTMAGALGGTCMEVETLENAIASLGRPYQQRNTLYQKVNS encoded by the coding sequence ATGCTGACAAAAATTACTGTTGAAAAAATTCTTGACCGTGCCTTGATGGGATACGACTTATCTCTCGAAGAGGGAGTGGTATTGTTACAGCAAACTGACGAGGAGGCGATCGCAGCAATACGTCATACATCCGACACACTCCGCCACACTCAAGCAGGCGATACGGTTACATACATAATTAATCGTAATATTAACTTTACTAATATTTGTGAGCAACACTGTAGTTTTTGTGCATTCCGTCGAGATGATGGTGATGCCGGTGCATACTGGTTAGATTCGGCGCAAATTTTAGAAAAAGCGACAGATGCAGTGCAACGGGGTGCAACGGAAATCTGTATGCAGGGCGGATTAAATCCACAAGCGCAGATAAATGGTAAATCTTTGCCTTATTATCTCAAGGTTGTGGAAACCATCAAACAAGAATTTCCCCACATACATCTCCACGCTTTCTCTCCCCAAGAAGTGGAATTTATCGCTAGACTTGATGGACTTGGGTATGCTGATGTAATTGCTGCTTTGCGCGATGCTGGTGTTGGCTCAATGCCAGGAACAGCAGCTGAAGTGTTAGACGATGAAGTAAGGCGGATATTGTGTCCAGAGAAGATTAACACAGCCACTTGGCTAGAAATTGTTAGCACTGCTCATAAATTAGGCTTGCATACCACTAGCACCATGTTATCTGGGCATATTGAAACCCACGAACAGCAAATTGGGCATTTAGAAAAATTGCGATCGCTCCAACAAACCGCCATTAATCAGGGATATCCCGCAAACATCACAGAGTTTATTTTATTACCCTTCGTTGGGCAAGAAGCGCCCAAACCCTTACGCCGCCGTGTCGGACGCGATCAACCAGTTTTGAGTGATGCCCTGCTGCTAGGCGCTGTAGCGCGGATTTACTTAGGTAATTGGATTCCTAACCATCAGCAGAGTTGGGTAAAACTGGGGCTTGCAGGTGCAACAGAAGCCTTACTTTGGGGTTGCAACGATATCGGCGGCACATTAATGGAGGAGCATATTACCACAATGGCAGGTGCTTTGGGTGGTACGTGTATGGAAGTGGAAACTTTGGAAAATGCGATCGCTTCTTTAGGAAGACCTTATCAACAACGCAATACTCTTTATCAAAAAGTTAATAGTTAA
- a CDS encoding ArnT family glycosyltransferase: MAVRQIKLLGYLCVSPNLKWVILLMFIFLPLISLITIFLLVNKKRIDWRESLILAITYWGILVTAITEFLSLFKLTTFGWIVLTWGLICIILIYIYFRLNHQIIPRPEQINSSQIKKNIKIKPLIHLLYGIGFIVATVGLIAIIAPPNNWDSMDYHMSRVAHWIQNHSIAHYPTSYTPQLYQNPWSEFVILHFQLLSGGDYFANLVQWFSMIGCIIGVSLIAKQLGADLRGQVFSAVVTATIPMGILQASSTQNDYVVAFWLVCLAYYLLSTIQAGKSDIWTNSINIGSSTGLAILSKGTAYFYVFPFLIWFGFYLIKRLHWQAWKPALIVGSISLLLNISHYLRNYNLFASPLGEPGGYSNEILGVNILISNILRNIALHIGTPIGFWNGKANRLIQLIHILIGVDYNDPRTTFSQTFFVPGGWSTIGISGNENSAGNLLHLALILICIIIFLTRKYLRKDSYIFTYLIATVSTFLIFCYLLKWQVWNSRLHLPLFVLISPFVGVVLSKIKQQKIAIFIVTFLLISSLPWVFFNRYRPIIDSNNIFQTPRIEQYFSNRPFLKSTYTGAVEFLNSKKCSDIGLSMGNDPWEYPLWVLLQQNNQKALKIQHINVTNISASLEKEASYKDFEPCGIISMETKKSKQKKSQEINFKDKTYVRSWDSPDLGVFIK; encoded by the coding sequence TTGGCGGTTCGACAAATTAAGCTTTTGGGCTATTTGTGCGTAAGTCCTAATTTAAAATGGGTAATATTATTGATGTTTATATTTTTACCTCTTATTTCCTTAATAACTATTTTTTTGTTAGTTAATAAAAAACGTATCGATTGGCGCGAGTCACTGATATTAGCAATTACTTACTGGGGAATTTTAGTCACTGCGATCACAGAATTTTTAAGTCTTTTTAAATTAACTACTTTTGGCTGGATAGTGCTAACTTGGGGATTGATATGTATTATATTAATCTATATATACTTTCGGCTAAATCACCAAATAATTCCGAGGCCAGAGCAAATAAATTCTTCTCAAATAAAGAAAAATATTAAAATTAAACCCTTAATACATTTATTATATGGAATAGGTTTCATTGTAGCGACAGTTGGATTAATTGCCATCATAGCACCACCTAATAATTGGGATTCTATGGACTATCACATGAGCCGTGTTGCTCATTGGATACAAAATCATAGCATTGCCCATTATCCAACAAGTTATACCCCACAGCTATATCAAAACCCTTGGTCAGAGTTCGTGATTTTGCATTTTCAGCTTTTAAGTGGTGGTGACTACTTCGCTAACTTAGTCCAATGGTTCAGTATGATTGGCTGTATTATTGGAGTGTCATTAATTGCAAAACAACTAGGAGCAGATTTACGAGGTCAAGTTTTCTCTGCGGTTGTAACTGCAACAATTCCTATGGGAATTTTGCAAGCTTCAAGCACTCAAAATGATTATGTAGTTGCATTTTGGTTAGTTTGTCTTGCTTACTACTTGCTGTCAACTATCCAAGCAGGAAAAAGTGATATTTGGACGAATTCAATCAATATTGGTAGTAGCACAGGATTAGCTATTTTGAGCAAGGGAACTGCTTATTTTTATGTATTTCCCTTCTTAATTTGGTTTGGTTTTTACCTGATTAAACGCTTACACTGGCAAGCATGGAAGCCTGCTTTGATAGTAGGCAGTATATCTTTATTACTTAATATTAGTCACTACTTACGCAATTATAATTTGTTTGCTTCCCCACTTGGTGAACCGGGTGGCTATAGTAATGAAATACTAGGTGTTAATATACTCATTTCTAATATCCTGAGAAATATTGCTTTACATATAGGAACACCGATTGGTTTCTGGAATGGAAAAGCAAACAGATTAATTCAACTTATACATATACTCATCGGTGTAGATTATAACGATCCTCGGACAACTTTTTCCCAGACATTCTTTGTGCCAGGAGGTTGGTCAACAATTGGGATAAGTGGTAATGAAAATAGTGCTGGTAATTTATTACATTTAGCACTAATATTGATATGTATTATTATTTTTTTAACTCGAAAATATCTTCGTAAAGACAGTTATATTTTTACTTACCTCATTGCTACTGTATCTACATTTCTAATATTTTGCTACTTGCTAAAATGGCAAGTCTGGAATAGTCGTCTGCATTTACCTTTGTTTGTTCTAATTTCTCCATTTGTAGGTGTGGTATTATCTAAGATAAAACAGCAAAAAATAGCAATTTTTATAGTAACATTTTTGCTAATTTCATCATTGCCGTGGGTGTTTTTTAATAGATACAGACCTATTATTGATAGCAATAATATATTCCAAACCCCCAGAATTGAGCAGTATTTTAGTAATAGACCATTCCTCAAAAGTACTTACACAGGAGCAGTTGAGTTTTTAAATTCAAAAAAATGCTCGGATATTGGGCTATCAATGGGAAATGACCCTTGGGAATACCCTTTATGGGTACTTTTGCAGCAAAATAATCAAAAAGCACTTAAAATTCAACATATTAATGTAACTAATATTTCAGCTAGTTTAGAAAAAGAGGCTTCCTATAAAGATTTTGAACCTTGCGGGATTATTTCAATGGAAACTAAAAAAAGTAAACAAAAGAAATCTCAAGAAATTAATTTTAAAGATAAAACTTATGTCCGTTCTTGGGATTCTCCAGACCTTGGTGTATTTATTAAGTAG
- a CDS encoding CbtB domain-containing protein — protein sequence MTNFSHISALQKTAGITLSKPVQVTLYMLLSSLVIWTVLFSTYPAAHNTAHSTRHHTLGVACH from the coding sequence ATGACTAATTTTTCTCATATTTCAGCATTGCAGAAGACCGCAGGTATTACCTTATCCAAGCCTGTGCAGGTAACGCTTTATATGTTGCTATCTTCTTTAGTTATCTGGACTGTGTTGTTCTCTACCTATCCTGCGGCTCATAACACAGCACACTCAACGCGTCACCACACATTAGGCGTTGCATGTCACTAA
- a CDS encoding multicopper oxidase domain-containing protein, whose translation MPNNFALGNGKPWSRRQLLQLGLAGAGVTGAAGLWQMLNLQSKSMVKVPPVPPFDIEVPDDVTNPMRMLRDFDYGTVKQENGRTIREFQLTAGTSIIQLNSAVSYNIWDLNGRIPGPTLRAKQGDRIRVLFLNNAGHSHSLHFHGVHPAEMDGIRPISNGSATIYEFDAEPYGVHLYHCHIEPVTRHIAKGLYGMFIIDPPTARPPADEMVLVMGGYDVNDDSHNDYYAFNGLPHYYMHNPIRIYKDQLIRLYVLNIIEYDPAVTFHLHANFFDVYRYGMSMTPSEKTDVITMGVAERHILEFAFRYPGKYMFHPHQDAIAENGCMGQFEVLAQSSSQDPVKKS comes from the coding sequence ATGCCCAACAACTTCGCTCTAGGTAACGGAAAACCCTGGAGCCGCCGTCAATTATTGCAGCTAGGACTAGCAGGTGCTGGAGTGACTGGTGCAGCTGGACTTTGGCAGATGCTAAATCTACAAAGTAAGTCAATGGTCAAAGTGCCACCAGTGCCACCATTCGATATTGAAGTACCAGACGACGTTACTAACCCGATGAGGATGTTAAGGGATTTTGATTATGGGACGGTAAAGCAAGAAAATGGGCGGACTATCCGCGAATTTCAGTTAACTGCCGGTACTTCCATCATTCAACTTAATAGTGCTGTTTCTTACAACATCTGGGATTTAAACGGACGCATACCAGGGCCAACGCTAAGAGCAAAACAGGGCGATCGCATCCGGGTACTATTTCTCAACAATGCGGGACATTCTCACTCTTTGCATTTTCATGGCGTTCATCCGGCAGAAATGGATGGTATTCGCCCAATCAGCAATGGTAGTGCCACAATTTACGAATTTGATGCTGAACCTTATGGCGTTCACTTATACCACTGCCATATTGAACCAGTCACCCGCCACATCGCCAAGGGATTGTATGGGATGTTCATCATCGATCCACCTACTGCGCGTCCCCCTGCTGATGAAATGGTATTAGTGATGGGTGGGTATGACGTGAATGATGATAGCCATAATGATTATTACGCCTTCAACGGTCTGCCGCACTATTACATGCATAACCCGATTCGCATTTACAAAGATCAGTTGATTCGGCTGTATGTTCTGAACATCATTGAATACGATCCGGCAGTGACGTTTCATCTCCACGCCAACTTTTTTGATGTCTATCGCTATGGCATGAGTATGACTCCTAGCGAGAAAACTGATGTGATTACGATGGGTGTTGCAGAAAGGCACATCTTAGAATTTGCTTTTCGCTACCCAGGTAAGTATATGTTCCATCCTCATCAGGATGCGATCGCAGAAAACGGTTGCATGGGTCAATTTGAAGTACTTGCCCAGAGTAGCTCTCAAGATCCTGTTAAAAAGTCCTGA
- a CDS encoding helix-hairpin-helix domain-containing protein, translating into MIKVRYICLAAAAAVIVTLSSCSSTPTAENPSAPVASPATEAVSNNSHSGHGSKEKININTAILSELDKFEAKLGVPALSNKIQASRPYGSPEDLVTKKVITQEQFDQIKDQVSVQEVALTGEAKDVDYMSKLGLMKGHLLVARELLDQNQPKQAEPHIGHPVEEIYVDVEDQLNERKVKEFKTTLVSLQDLVKSSPKDSKVKTNFTSSVQAVDGAIAALPESQRSKPGFVLQVINELLDSANSEYGAAIANGKITAPIEYQDSRGFVFYANDLYKGISSQVAQADPEAHKAIDTSFAELIKVWPAAIPPAKAVKTPSDVTKLVKTIEENSQKVVDKSNTQAQR; encoded by the coding sequence ATGATAAAAGTTCGTTATATCTGTTTAGCAGCAGCAGCAGCAGTAATAGTTACGTTAAGTTCTTGTAGTAGTACACCAACCGCAGAAAATCCATCAGCACCAGTTGCTAGCCCAGCTACAGAGGCAGTAAGTAATAACAGTCACAGTGGTCACGGTAGCAAAGAAAAAATTAACATTAACACTGCTATATTGTCAGAATTAGATAAATTTGAAGCCAAACTAGGTGTTCCGGCTTTATCGAATAAAATCCAGGCAAGTCGTCCTTATGGTAGCCCAGAAGATTTAGTCACTAAAAAAGTAATTACTCAAGAGCAGTTCGACCAAATTAAAGACCAGGTTAGTGTTCAAGAAGTTGCACTCACGGGTGAAGCAAAAGATGTTGACTACATGTCTAAATTAGGCTTAATGAAAGGGCATCTTTTAGTAGCACGAGAACTGTTGGATCAGAATCAGCCGAAGCAGGCAGAACCTCATATTGGACATCCAGTTGAAGAGATTTATGTTGATGTAGAAGATCAACTAAATGAGCGCAAAGTCAAAGAATTTAAGACAACATTGGTAAGTTTGCAAGACTTAGTAAAATCTAGTCCGAAGGATAGCAAAGTTAAAACTAATTTTACTTCTTCAGTGCAAGCAGTTGATGGAGCGATCGCAGCTTTGCCAGAATCTCAACGCTCAAAGCCAGGATTTGTGCTACAGGTAATTAACGAATTGCTAGATTCAGCCAATTCCGAATATGGCGCAGCGATCGCAAATGGTAAAATAACCGCCCCAATTGAGTATCAAGACTCCCGTGGTTTTGTCTTTTACGCCAATGATTTATACAAAGGGATTTCTAGTCAAGTAGCTCAAGCAGATCCCGAAGCGCACAAAGCGATCGATACTAGTTTCGCTGAACTTATAAAAGTTTGGCCTGCTGCCATCCCACCAGCAAAAGCAGTCAAAACTCCTAGTGATGTTACCAAGCTAGTGAAAACCATTGAGGAAAACTCTCAAAAAGTGGTTGACAAATCCAATACCCAAGCACAGCGATAA